The following proteins come from a genomic window of Triticum aestivum cultivar Chinese Spring chromosome 6A, IWGSC CS RefSeq v2.1, whole genome shotgun sequence:
- the LOC123132118 gene encoding calnexin homolog gives MPPRLAHASTVASPIHPITAVQPPAPFLIPSSDPSLRHHSSCSGCACREIGSGRMTTGGRAVLLLPLLVASALFAQIRASDPLFHESFDEGFEGSWVVSGKEEYSGVWKHEKSDGHEDYGLLVSEPARKYAIVKELDSPVTLKDGTVVLQFEVRLQNGLECGGAYLKYIRPQEAGWDAKEFDNDTPYTIMFGPDKCGSTNKVHFILKHKNPKTGKYVEHHLKSPPSVPYDKLSHVYTAILKPDNEVRILVDGEEKSKANFLSADDFEPALIPSKTIPDPDDKKPEDWDERAKIPDPAAVKPDDWDEDAPTEILDEEATKPEGWLDDEPEEVDDPEAAKPEDWDDEEDGEWEAPKIDNPKCEEAPGCGEWKRPMKQNPAYKGKWHAPMIDNPAYKGIWKPQEIPNPEYFELDKPDFDPIAAIGIEIWTMQDGILFDNILIADDEKVATAILEKTWKPKFDVEKEKQKAEEAAAADSEDLSEFQKKIFSVLYKIADIPFLEPYKIKIIDIIEKGEKQPNITISILASVAVILVTVLFRTIFGGKKPVAPVKPVAEVKKPNATEADAAGSSGDKEEKEDDTTAPRRRSRRET, from the exons ATGCCTCCCCGACTAGCCCACGCCTCCACCGTCGCATCCCCCATCCACCCCATCACAGCCGTCCAACCCCCCGCTCCCTTTCTTATACCCTCCTCCGATCCCTCGCTTCGGCACCACTCCAGTTGTTCCGGTTGCGCTTGCAGAGAGATCGGGTCTGGGAGGATGACGACGGGAGGGCGCGCGGTGCTCCTACTGCCGCTTCTGGTGGCCTCGGCGCTGTTCGCGCAGATCCGCGCGTCGGATCCG CTGTTCCACGAGTCCTTCGACGAGGGCTTCGAGGGGAGCTGGGTCGTCTCCGGCAAGGAAGAGTACTCAG GTGTATGGAAGCACGAGAAGAGTGATGGCCATGAAGACTATGGTCTCCTTGTCAGTGAGCCAGCCAGGAAATATGCCATAGTCAAAGAGCTTGATAGCCCTGTTACTTTGAAGGATGGGACAGTTGTCCTGCAGTTCGAAGTGAGGCTTCAGAATGGCCTCGAGTGTGGAGGTGCTTATCTTAAGTACATTCGCCCTCAGGAGGCTGGATGGGATGCCAAGGAATTTGACAATGACACTCCTTACACAATTATGTTTGGTCCTGACAAGTGTGGTTCAACGAACAAGGTTCACTTCATCCTGAAGCACAAGAACCCCAAGACTGGCAAATATGTTGAACATCACCTCAAGTCCCCACCCTCTGTCCCATATGACAAGCTCTCTCATGTCTACACGGCTATCTTGAAGCCGGATAACGAGGTCAGAATTTTGGTTGATGGGGAGGAGAAGAGCAAAGCAAACTTCCTGTCCGCTGATGATTTTGAGCCAGCACTTATTCCATCAAAGACTATTCCTGACCCTGACGACAAGAAGCCAGAGGACTGGGACGAGAGAGCTAAAATCCCTGACCCAGCTGCAGTGAAGCCCGATGACTGGGATGAGGATGCCCCAACAGAAATTCTGGATGAGGAGGCCACCAAGCCAGAAGGATGGTTGGATGATGAGCCTGAGGAAGTTGATGACCCAGAGGCTGCTAAGCCCGAAGACTgggatgatgaggaggatggcGAATGGGAGGCACCGAAGATCGACAACCCCAAGTGTGAAGAGGCACCTGGATGTGGTGAATGGAAGAGGCCAATGAAGCAGAACCCTGCGTACAAGGGCAAGTGGCATGCACCCATGATTGACAACCCTGCCTACAAGGGAATCTGGAAGCCCCAAGAAATCCCCAACCCTGAATACTTTGAGCTTGACAAGCCTGACTTTGATCCGATTGCCGCTATTGGAATTGAGATCTGGACAATGCAGGATGGCATCCTTTTTGACAACATTCTTATCGCCGATGATGAGAAGGTAGCCACAGCCATCTTGGAGAAGACCTGGAAGCCCAAGTTTGATGTTGAGAAGGAAAAGCAGAAGGCTGAGGAGGCTGCAGCAGCCGATTCAGAGGACCTTTCTGAGTTCCAG AAGAAGATATTCAGCGTTTTGTACAAAATCGCTGACATTCCATTCTTGGAACCTTACAAGATCAAGATCATT GATATTATTGAGAAGGGAGAGAAGCAGCCCAACATTACAATTTCGATCTTGGCCTCAGTTGCTGTCATCCTTGTTACTGTGCTCTTCAGAACCATTTTCGGTGGCAAGAAGCCAGTG GCACCTGTGAAGCCCGTTGCCGAGGTCAAGAAGCCCAATGCCACGGAAGCTGATGCCGCTGGAAGCAGCGGCGacaaggaggagaaagaggacgaCACCACCGCACCACGCAGAAGGTCGAGAAGGGAGACATAG